Proteins encoded in a region of the Oscillospiraceae bacterium MB24-C1 genome:
- a CDS encoding LysM domain-containing protein, whose protein sequence is MYGVTVQEIVEANPHVNPYNLYVGQIIQIPARPFELVQQFQRSFEQMPVQRNMPTRPGN, encoded by the coding sequence ATGTATGGTGTAACAGTTCAGGAAATTGTAGAAGCTAACCCCCACGTTAACCCGTATAACCTCTATGTAGGCCAAATCATACAAATACCCGCACGCCCGTTTGAACTGGTACAGCAGTTTCAAAGATCTTTTGAGCAAATGCCGGTGCAAAGAAATATGCCCACGCGACCGGGCAATTAA
- a CDS encoding DsrE family protein codes for MNYDVVFHVDEMSKWALTLKNVSNLLQQVDKEKTRIEILANSEAVKGYMLLDNIFETDIRQLHAQGVVFVACNNALKALAIDPIELLPFIKVVPAGVLELIERQSEGYAYIKP; via the coding sequence ATGAACTATGACGTTGTTTTCCATGTGGACGAAATGAGCAAATGGGCGTTGACGTTAAAAAACGTATCCAATCTGTTACAACAGGTGGATAAAGAAAAAACGCGCATCGAAATTCTGGCCAACTCTGAAGCGGTAAAAGGCTATATGCTGTTAGATAATATTTTCGAGACAGATATACGGCAGTTACATGCACAGGGCGTCGTATTTGTTGCATGTAATAATGCCCTGAAAGCGCTGGCAATCGATCCAATTGAACTACTACCATTTATAAAGGTTGTTCCCGCCGGTGTTTTGGAGCTAATTGAACGGCAATCCGAGGGATATGCGTATATCAAACCATGA
- a CDS encoding LysR family transcriptional regulator — protein MNLRKLSYFVSLANHLNYTRAAEENYISQPTMTAQINSLEEELQVKLFERSNKSVSLTASGELFLKNAVHILNYYQSSVQKLRDFDKRQESSLSVGFSGPIASEYIPTLIATFKSKFAKISLNMKKGTLSGITQDLKKGIVDVIFSNQFEIQGHPELDYEVLFESGPCVIINSNHPLANKKYLTLQDLRGERLFATKDHASSELSRSAQILQSGGLQYKDEDIIYDEEVVLSMVAGGLGLFPTSRWYNQYLPYKNNNKCLDLHINVENMKFVIAWQKDNNSFALKQFIDISQNYQWGKYSI, from the coding sequence TTGAACCTTCGCAAGCTTTCTTATTTTGTAAGTCTCGCAAATCATTTAAATTACACCCGAGCCGCTGAGGAAAATTATATTTCCCAACCAACCATGACAGCACAAATTAATTCACTCGAAGAAGAATTGCAGGTGAAATTGTTTGAAAGAAGTAATAAATCTGTAAGTCTAACCGCTTCCGGTGAGTTGTTTTTAAAAAATGCAGTCCATATTTTAAATTATTATCAGTCCAGCGTTCAGAAATTACGTGATTTTGATAAGAGGCAAGAATCCAGTCTTTCTGTTGGCTTTAGCGGCCCTATCGCTTCAGAGTATATTCCTACATTAATCGCAACATTTAAAAGCAAATTTGCCAAGATATCTTTAAATATGAAGAAAGGTACACTAAGCGGAATCACTCAAGACTTAAAAAAAGGTATTGTAGATGTCATTTTCTCCAATCAATTCGAAATACAAGGGCACCCCGAATTAGATTATGAAGTTTTATTTGAATCTGGGCCCTGTGTAATAATAAATTCAAACCACCCATTAGCTAATAAAAAATATCTTACACTACAGGATTTGCGTGGCGAACGCTTATTTGCCACTAAAGACCATGCTTCATCTGAACTGTCTCGGTCTGCACAAATTTTACAATCAGGCGGTTTGCAGTATAAAGACGAAGATATTATTTATGACGAAGAGGTTGTTTTATCGATGGTGGCCGGAGGCCTTGGTCTGTTCCCCACCTCCCGTTGGTATAATCAATATTTACCATATAAAAATAATAACAAATGTCTTGATTTACATATCAATGTTGAAAATATGAAGTTTGTTATAGCTTGGCAAAAAGACAATAATTCCTTTGCGCTTAAGCAATTTATTGATATATCACAAAACTACCAATGGGGTAAATATAGCATTTAG
- a CDS encoding FAD-dependent oxidoreductase, with protein MISNKIIASALAVSMALSSMAVFSGCATTKESATLGYKTGTYTASAEGNNGDVNVEVIFTDNNISSVNVVSHAETPGISDPAISRIPSAIVEGQTLAVDSVSGATVTSNAILSAVEKCAIEAGADVTKLKEKTQNTKTSDIVEELSTDIVVVGAGGGGIVAAIQASTLGKDVIVLEKLATVGGTSAHTEGMFAVDSPLQQEANVSITSAEALKKVMAYHHWKADPVLTKTFFDKSGETISWLMDLGVKFTAVETLGPSLQTWHVFEGLGEQYIKTLYDIAQDNGVKFYLETPATELITEDNMITGVKAQKADGAIVNIKAKAVILATGGFADSEEMINKYTDFNYEDIMAIGSPQRTGDGISMGINVGADTVGMSTVMMCGGVLRSLSVYSQLNAAAGRQPFLWVNEKAKRFADESIVFDFSFSGNAMSQQQEVFNVMDTAALEYIRDKGCFFGRGKFVPTGSKLTKVFEELEHEISIGNPDIFVADSYEELAQKMGVDPKAFTETVTQYNEYATSGVDEDFGKPDKFLLPVTKGPYYAFKLTKVYYCTVGGLKVTPSAEVLGTDGNVIRGLYAAGCDAGGLYGDSYDVGIAAGSQEGWTVNSGRIAAQHAVENLF; from the coding sequence ATGATAAGCAACAAGATAATAGCATCTGCGCTGGCTGTTTCAATGGCTTTAAGCTCAATGGCAGTATTTTCAGGCTGTGCTACGACAAAAGAATCGGCTACACTTGGCTATAAAACTGGAACTTACACAGCTTCAGCAGAGGGAAATAATGGCGATGTTAATGTAGAAGTTATCTTTACAGACAACAACATATCATCTGTAAACGTGGTTTCTCATGCAGAAACACCTGGTATTTCAGACCCTGCAATAAGCAGAATACCAAGTGCAATTGTAGAAGGTCAGACATTGGCTGTTGATAGTGTATCTGGCGCTACTGTTACTTCAAATGCAATACTTAGCGCTGTTGAAAAATGCGCAATAGAAGCTGGCGCTGATGTGACAAAACTAAAGGAAAAAACACAAAATACTAAAACTAGTGATATTGTAGAAGAACTATCCACAGATATTGTTGTGGTTGGTGCTGGCGGCGGCGGTATAGTTGCTGCTATTCAAGCCAGCACACTTGGTAAGGATGTAATCGTTCTTGAGAAGTTGGCTACCGTTGGTGGAACCAGTGCACATACTGAAGGCATGTTTGCCGTAGATTCCCCACTTCAACAAGAGGCTAATGTCTCTATCACAAGTGCAGAAGCTCTAAAAAAAGTAATGGCTTATCATCACTGGAAAGCAGACCCTGTATTAACCAAGACTTTTTTTGATAAATCTGGTGAAACAATTTCGTGGCTTATGGATCTTGGTGTCAAATTTACGGCTGTTGAGACCCTTGGTCCTTCCCTTCAAACCTGGCATGTATTTGAAGGCCTTGGTGAACAGTACATAAAAACCTTATATGATATCGCACAAGACAATGGCGTAAAATTCTATCTTGAAACACCTGCTACGGAATTAATTACTGAAGATAACATGATAACAGGCGTGAAAGCTCAAAAAGCGGATGGTGCAATCGTCAATATAAAAGCAAAAGCTGTAATCTTGGCAACAGGTGGTTTCGCTGACAGCGAAGAAATGATAAACAAGTACACAGACTTTAACTACGAAGATATCATGGCGATTGGTTCACCACAAAGAACAGGTGATGGCATCTCAATGGGTATTAATGTAGGCGCCGATACAGTTGGCATGTCTACAGTAATGATGTGCGGTGGTGTTCTTAGGAGCTTGTCGGTATACTCTCAGCTTAACGCTGCAGCAGGTCGTCAGCCTTTCCTCTGGGTAAATGAAAAAGCAAAACGTTTTGCGGACGAATCAATTGTTTTTGATTTTTCTTTCTCAGGAAATGCAATGAGCCAGCAACAGGAGGTATTCAATGTGATGGATACCGCAGCACTTGAATATATCAGGGATAAAGGCTGCTTCTTTGGGAGAGGCAAGTTTGTACCTACAGGTTCAAAGCTTACAAAGGTATTTGAAGAGCTCGAACATGAAATTAGTATTGGTAATCCCGATATTTTTGTAGCCGATTCTTACGAAGAGTTGGCACAAAAAATGGGGGTAGATCCTAAGGCATTTACAGAGACCGTCACCCAGTATAACGAGTATGCCACGAGCGGAGTAGATGAGGACTTTGGAAAACCTGATAAATTCCTGCTCCCCGTAACGAAGGGGCCTTACTATGCATTTAAGCTTACAAAAGTATATTACTGCACAGTTGGTGGACTAAAAGTTACACCCAGTGCAGAAGTTTTGGGAACAGATGGAAATGTCATCCGCGGATTATATGCTGCTGGTTGCGATGCTGGTGGCTTGTACGGCGACTCTTATGATGTTGGCATCGCGGCAGGTTCTCAAGAGGGATGGACGGTAAACTCTGGACGTATAGCCGCACAGCATGCAGTAGAAAACTTATTTTGA
- a CDS encoding methyltransferase domain-containing protein produces MIKAVKPYLKKPVLFEKSKAKFWNDPHISQSMLKAHLNPDFESATRRLSFVEQSANWISDTLPPSSYKRLLDLGCGPGIYAELFHAKGYQVTGFDISENSIQYAEKIAREKALNIAYQKGDYIQSPIEGSYDLITMIYCDLGVLSHTERKSLLRKVYNALSPTGCFLFDVFTPSEYENQPEYKTWSYEEGGFWKAAPYILLQQLYRYDHDNTFLRQYIVVTDSETTCYNNWEHTFEIEELRTELQEAGFHNLQFYGNVAGAEYKHGNKTICVVAKNN; encoded by the coding sequence ATGATTAAAGCAGTAAAACCGTACCTAAAAAAACCAGTCCTCTTTGAAAAAAGCAAAGCAAAATTTTGGAACGACCCACATATTTCGCAAAGTATGCTAAAAGCACACTTAAATCCTGATTTTGAATCCGCAACCCGCAGATTGAGTTTTGTAGAACAATCTGCTAATTGGATTTCAGACACCCTACCCCCCTCATCCTATAAAAGGCTTTTGGATTTAGGCTGTGGCCCCGGTATCTATGCAGAGCTGTTTCATGCAAAAGGTTATCAAGTTACCGGCTTCGATATTTCAGAAAACTCAATACAGTATGCAGAGAAAATCGCCAGAGAAAAGGCGTTGAACATCGCATACCAAAAAGGTGATTATATTCAATCTCCAATTGAGGGAAGCTATGATTTGATAACGATGATCTATTGTGATTTGGGCGTTTTATCGCATACAGAACGCAAATCCTTGTTGCGAAAGGTTTACAATGCACTATCTCCAACCGGATGTTTTCTATTTGATGTTTTTACTCCTTCCGAATATGAAAATCAACCGGAATATAAGACTTGGAGTTACGAAGAAGGCGGTTTTTGGAAAGCAGCTCCATATATCTTGTTACAACAGCTTTACCGTTATGACCATGACAATACATTTCTTCGTCAGTATATTGTTGTAACAGACAGCGAAACAACTTGTTATAACAACTGGGAGCATACTTTTGAGATTGAGGAATTAAGAACAGAATTGCAGGAGGCAGGTTTCCATAATTTACAATTTTACGGAAATGTAGCCGGCGCAGAATATAAACACGGAAATAAAACTATATGTGTCGTGGCAAAAAATAACTGA
- a CDS encoding DUF4489 domain-containing protein gives MERYNAECYNAYSFPKNKNKDKDCCDKARKVLLECGFNPEPAIFAIDDDYVEPQQCFDLDRLVIDTTDLCRPIVKIEFSSLICFEAESNDNGDDEIEVKLLFELERICNGKKECVQNWYYVKEFETENELEVEISEPFTVTFCDRTCPGCCEYKMVVKGIDFDGKFEFLNVVKPNLSAIAQGLCSDR, from the coding sequence ATGGAAAGATATAATGCTGAATGTTATAATGCTTACAGTTTCCCAAAAAACAAGAATAAAGATAAGGATTGCTGTGACAAAGCCAGAAAAGTACTATTAGAGTGTGGGTTTAACCCTGAACCTGCAATCTTTGCAATAGATGATGACTATGTTGAGCCACAGCAATGTTTTGATTTAGATAGATTAGTAATAGATACTACTGACTTATGCAGACCAATAGTAAAGATTGAGTTTTCAAGTCTTATTTGCTTTGAAGCGGAAAGCAATGATAATGGTGATGATGAAATTGAAGTTAAGCTATTATTTGAGTTGGAAAGAATTTGTAATGGCAAAAAAGAGTGTGTTCAGAACTGGTACTATGTCAAAGAATTTGAAACAGAAAATGAGCTTGAGGTAGAGATTTCTGAACCGTTTACTGTTACTTTCTGCGACCGAACATGTCCAGGATGTTGTGAATATAAAATGGTGGTAAAAGGTATAGATTTTGACGGAAAATTTGAATTTCTAAATGTAGTTAAACCGAATTTAAGTGCGATCGCGCAAGGGTTATGTAGCGATAGATAA
- a CDS encoding alkaline phosphatase family protein, producing MANKLVVLSFDALQTNDLEQLSRLPYFSQILKKASVVNHIREIYPTLTYPIHTTIITGVHPDKHGISHNQKASIDPKDPDWSIMGSDWYWEKENIKVKTLVDTVWEQGGNVATVLWPVTAGDNRGYNIPEIWPVRGSEQKAKEVYAKASSPLAMRDYYDRYIAHYDWSNNEDMVYYGVEIALDILKKQKPNLLLCHLVHLDHIRHLYGDQGREVNNCLKQLDIIAERFIQATREAGTFEETNFIILGDHGQIDIDTVFNLNVLLKDMGFIRIDACGKAESFDAYSFSAGFSTQIMLANSDDQQLEQKVYAALLDIQMRYPQYIERVYKADEVEREEHLKGDFSFVLEGTLGTLFQNSLTDSLIIPFGSSEYKFYRAMHGHHPAKGNKPPLIAFGPDILPSERLISGDMMSIYPTLALLLGVSIPEVVDGKPFPILKT from the coding sequence ATGGCCAATAAACTGGTTGTACTGTCTTTTGACGCTTTGCAAACGAATGATTTGGAGCAACTTTCAAGGTTGCCTTATTTTTCGCAAATTCTTAAAAAAGCATCAGTTGTAAATCATATCAGAGAAATCTACCCAACGCTAACCTACCCTATCCATACCACCATTATCACGGGCGTACACCCTGATAAGCACGGTATTTCTCACAATCAAAAGGCTTCCATAGACCCCAAAGATCCTGATTGGAGCATTATGGGCTCAGATTGGTACTGGGAAAAAGAGAATATCAAAGTTAAAACGCTGGTGGATACCGTATGGGAACAGGGGGGTAATGTAGCGACGGTTTTATGGCCCGTTACAGCGGGGGACAATCGAGGATATAATATTCCGGAAATATGGCCTGTACGGGGAAGCGAACAAAAAGCGAAAGAAGTTTATGCAAAGGCTTCTTCCCCTTTGGCAATGCGAGACTATTATGACAGATATATTGCGCATTACGACTGGTCTAATAATGAAGATATGGTCTATTATGGGGTTGAAATTGCGCTGGATATTCTGAAAAAGCAAAAACCTAATCTGCTGTTGTGTCATCTTGTGCATTTGGATCATATTCGGCATTTGTACGGTGATCAGGGTAGAGAGGTAAACAATTGCCTCAAACAACTAGACATTATCGCCGAACGCTTTATTCAGGCGACACGGGAAGCTGGTACCTTTGAAGAAACTAATTTTATCATTCTTGGTGATCATGGACAGATTGATATTGATACCGTGTTTAATTTGAATGTCCTGCTAAAAGATATGGGATTCATCCGTATAGATGCCTGCGGAAAAGCCGAGAGCTTCGACGCTTACAGTTTTTCAGCGGGCTTCTCCACGCAAATCATGCTGGCCAACTCCGATGATCAACAATTAGAGCAAAAAGTATACGCTGCGCTTCTTGATATTCAGATGCGATATCCACAATATATCGAGCGCGTTTATAAAGCTGATGAAGTTGAAAGGGAAGAACATCTGAAAGGTGATTTTTCTTTTGTTCTAGAGGGTACCTTGGGAACGCTTTTTCAAAACAGTCTTACCGATTCGCTTATTATTCCGTTTGGATCTTCCGAATATAAGTTTTACCGGGCAATGCACGGACATCATCCCGCAAAGGGGAATAAGCCACCTTTAATCGCCTTTGGTCCTGATATTTTGCCCAGTGAGCGCCTGATAAGCGGGGACATGATGTCAATTTATCCTACATTGGCGCTGCTTTTGGGGGTAAGCATACCTGAAGTAGTAGATGGAAAGCCATTCCCGATTTTAAAAACATAA
- a CDS encoding ABC transporter substrate-binding protein: MKKLISIVMAISMLLSLVACGSSSASQGSASGSSNTDAESEPTKIIFWYSWSDKIQENNENLVKQFNETVGKEKGIEVTAEYQGTYDDLHQKLQAAYVSGTTPAVTVMEIASIKTFAENGVLEPLSPYIKRDGIDMNDFYEGLLENCKVSDTWYGLPYLRSTPILYMNTTLLKQAGLDLNGPKTWDELAEYCKTIKEKTGAYGLSMYSYIWTFEAFMLENGSSILSDDEMTTNINTNEAKFALQFFKDLKDKGYIRCVAGTDSSKVDADYMNQNCAMWMTSTANLSKAIAVAKENNFEVNTCYIPKNTDYGVPTGGCNLIMTTKISDKEKEAAWEFIKWMTATEQSSYASEYTGYVTSRKSATATERIQNLYKTTPQFKVALDQLESSGHGRPMNPGYAQSSNELVAVMDAIWVNGADIATTVADAETKINKYLKK, from the coding sequence ATGAAAAAACTAATATCTATTGTAATGGCGATTTCAATGCTGCTGTCTTTGGTGGCCTGTGGTAGTTCCAGTGCCAGTCAGGGCAGTGCTTCAGGTTCCTCGAACACCGATGCGGAAAGTGAGCCTACCAAAATCATCTTTTGGTATTCCTGGAGTGATAAAATTCAGGAAAACAATGAGAACTTGGTCAAGCAGTTTAATGAAACCGTGGGCAAAGAAAAAGGGATAGAGGTTACTGCGGAGTATCAAGGTACATATGATGACCTGCACCAGAAGCTTCAAGCTGCATATGTCTCGGGCACAACTCCCGCTGTTACTGTAATGGAAATTGCTTCAATCAAGACCTTTGCTGAAAACGGCGTACTTGAACCGCTTAGCCCTTATATTAAACGCGACGGAATCGATATGAACGACTTCTATGAAGGGCTATTGGAAAACTGCAAGGTAAGTGATACTTGGTATGGCCTGCCATATCTTAGAAGCACCCCTATTCTTTACATGAACACAACGCTGCTTAAACAAGCCGGTCTCGATTTAAACGGACCCAAAACCTGGGATGAGCTGGCTGAGTACTGCAAAACCATCAAAGAAAAAACAGGCGCTTATGGACTTTCCATGTATTCTTACATCTGGACCTTTGAAGCATTTATGCTTGAAAACGGTTCTTCAATTCTGAGCGACGATGAGATGACCACCAATATCAATACAAATGAAGCGAAATTTGCTCTGCAGTTTTTCAAGGATCTTAAAGACAAGGGCTATATTCGCTGTGTTGCAGGCACTGATTCCAGTAAGGTGGATGCGGACTATATGAATCAGAATTGCGCTATGTGGATGACATCCACGGCAAACCTGAGTAAAGCGATCGCTGTAGCTAAGGAAAATAACTTTGAGGTTAATACTTGCTATATTCCAAAGAACACCGATTACGGCGTGCCAACCGGCGGTTGCAATCTGATTATGACCACTAAAATTTCGGATAAGGAAAAAGAGGCAGCATGGGAGTTTATTAAATGGATGACCGCCACAGAGCAATCGTCTTATGCGAGCGAATATACCGGATATGTCACCAGTCGTAAGAGTGCGACCGCCACTGAGCGTATACAGAATCTTTACAAGACTACCCCACAATTTAAGGTTGCACTGGATCAGCTTGAAAGTTCTGGTCATGGCCGTCCGATGAATCCCGGCTACGCACAATCCAGCAACGAGCTTGTCGCTGTTATGGATGCCATTTGGGTCAACGGCGCCGATATTGCTACTACGGTAGCTGATGCGGAAACCAAAATAAACAAGTACTTAAAAAAATAA